The Saccharomyces cerevisiae S288C chromosome VII, complete sequence genome includes a region encoding these proteins:
- a CDS encoding gag protein (Retrotransposon TYA Gag gene co-transcribed with TYB Pol; translated as TYA or TYA-TYB polyprotein; Gag is a nucleocapsid protein that is the structural constituent of virus-like particles (VLPs); similar to retroviral Gag), translating to MESQQLSQHSHISHGSACASVTSKEVHTNQDPLDVSASKTEECEKASTKANSQQTTTPASSAVPENPHHASPQTAQSHSPQNGPYPQQCMMTQNQANPSGWSFYGHPSMIPYTPYQMSPMYFPPGPQSQFPQYPSSVGTPLSTPSPESGNTFTDSSSADSDMTSTKKYVRPPPMLTSPNDFPNWVKTYIKFLQNSNLGGIIPTVNGKPVRQITDDELTFLYNTFQIFAPSQFLPTWVKDILSVDYTDIMKILSKSIEKMQSDTQEANDIVTLANLQYNGSTPADAFETKVTNIIDRLNNNGIHINNKVACQLIMRGLSGEYKFLRYTRHRHLNMTVAELFLDIHAIYEEQQGSRNSKPNYRRNLSDEKNDSRSYTNTTKPKVIARNPQKTNNSKSKTARAHNVSTSNNSPSTDNDSISKSTTEPIQLNNKHDLHLRPGTY from the coding sequence atggaatcccaacaattatctcaacattcacATATTTCTCATGGTAGCGCCTGtgcttcggttacttctaaggaagtccacacaaatcaagatccgttagacgtttcagcttccaaaacagaagaatgTGAGAAGGCTTCCACTAAGGCTAACTCTCAACAGACAACAACACCTGCttcatcagctgttccagagaacccCCATCATGCCTCTCCTCAAACTGCTCAGTCACATTCACCACAGAATGGGCCGTACCCACAGCAGTGCATGATGACCCAAAACCAAGCCAATCCATCTGGTTGGTCATTTTACGGACACCCATCTATGATTCCGTATAcaccttatcaaatgtcgcctatgtactttccacctgggccacaatcacagtttccgcagtatccatcatcagttggaacGCCTCTGAGCACTCCATCACCTGAGTCAggtaatacatttactgattcatcctcagcggactctgatatgacatccactaaaaaatatgtcagaccaccaccaatgttaacctcacctaatgactttccaaattgggttaaaacatacatcaaatttttacaaaactcgaatctcggtggtattattccgACAGTAAACGGAAAACCCGTACGTCAGatcactgatgatgaactcaccttcttgtataacacttttcaaatatttgctcccTCTCAATTCCTACCTACCTGGGTCAAAGACATCCTATCCGTTGATTATAcggatatcatgaaaattctttccaaaagtattgaaaaaatgcaatctgATACCCAAGAGGCAAACGACATTGTGACCctggcaaatttgcaatataatggcagtacacctgcagatgcatttgaaacaaaagtcacaaacattatcgacagactgaacaataatggcattcatatcaataacaaggtcgcatgccaattaattatgagaggtctatctggcgaatataaatttttacgctaCACACGTCATCGAcatctaaatatgacagtcgctgaactgttcttagatatccatgctatttatgaagaacaacagggatcgagaaacagcaaacctaattacaggagaaatctgagtgatgagaagaatgattctcgcagctatacgaatacaaccaaacccaaagttatagctcggaatcctcaaaaaacaaataattcgaaatcgaaaacagcCAGGGCTCACAATGTATCCACATCTAATAACTCTCCCAGCACGGACAACGATTCcatcagtaaatcaactactgaaccgattcaattgaacaataagcaCGACCTTCACCTTAGGCCAGGAACTTACTGA
- a CDS encoding gag-pol fusion protein (Retrotransposon TYA Gag and TYB Pol genes; transcribed/translated as one unit; polyprotein is processed to make a nucleocapsid-like protein (Gag), reverse transcriptase (RT), protease (PR), and integrase (IN); similar to retroviral genes) — protein sequence MESQQLSQHSHISHGSACASVTSKEVHTNQDPLDVSASKTEECEKASTKANSQQTTTPASSAVPENPHHASPQTAQSHSPQNGPYPQQCMMTQNQANPSGWSFYGHPSMIPYTPYQMSPMYFPPGPQSQFPQYPSSVGTPLSTPSPESGNTFTDSSSADSDMTSTKKYVRPPPMLTSPNDFPNWVKTYIKFLQNSNLGGIIPTVNGKPVRQITDDELTFLYNTFQIFAPSQFLPTWVKDILSVDYTDIMKILSKSIEKMQSDTQEANDIVTLANLQYNGSTPADAFETKVTNIIDRLNNNGIHINNKVACQLIMRGLSGEYKFLRYTRHRHLNMTVAELFLDIHAIYEEQQGSRNSKPNYRRNLSDEKNDSRSYTNTTKPKVIARNPQKTNNSKSKTARAHNVSTSNNSPSTDNDSISKSTTEPIQLNNKHDLHLGQELTESTVNHTNHSDDELPGHLLLDSGASRTLIRSAHHIHSASSNPDINVVDAQKRNIPINAIGDLQFHFQDNTKTSIKVLHTPNIAYDLLSLNELAAVDITACFTKNVLERSDGTVLAPIVQYGDFYWVSKRYLLPSNISVPTINNVHTSESTRKYPYPFIHRMLAHANAQTIRYSLKNNTITYFNESDVDWSSAIDYQCPDCLIGKSTKHRHIKGSRLKYQNSYEPFQYLHTDIFGPVHNLPKSAPSYFISFTDETTKFRWVYPLHDRREDSILDVFTTILAFIKNQFQASVLVIQMDRGSEYTNRTLHKFLEKNGITPCYTTTADSRAHGVAERLNRTLLDDCRTQLQCSGLPNHLWFSAIEFSTIVRNSLASPKSKKSARQHAGLAGLDISTLLPFGQPVIVNDHNPNSKIHPRGIPGYALHPSRNSYGYIIYLPSLKKTVDTTNYVILQGKESRLDQFNYDALTFDEDLNRLTASYHSFIASNEIQESNDLNIESDHDFQSDIELHPEQPRNVLSKAVSPTDSTPPSTHTEDSKRVSKTNIRAPREVDPNISESNILPSKKRSSTPQISNIESTGSGGMHKLNVPLLAPMSQSNTHESSHASKSKDFRHSDSYSENETNHTNVPISSTGGTNNKTVPQISDQETEKRIIHRSPSIDASPPENNSSHNIVPIKTPTTVSEQNTEESIIADLPLPDLPPESPTEFPDPFKELPPINSRQTNSSLGGIGDSNAYTTINSKKRSLEDNETEIKVSRDTWNTKNMRSLEPPRSKKRIHLIAAVKAVKSIKPIRTTLRYDEAITYNKDIKEKEKYIEAYHKEVNQLLKMKTWDTDEYYDRKEIDPKRVINSMFIFNKKRDGTHKARFVARGDIQHPDTYDSGMQSNTVHHYALMTSLSLALDNNYYITQLDISSAYLYADIKEELYIRPPPHLGMNDKLIRLKKSLYGLKQSGANWYETIKSYLIQQCGMEEVRGWSCVFKNSQVTICLFVDDMVLFSKNLNSNKRIIDKLKMQYDTKIINLGESDEEIQYDILGLEIKYQRGKYMKLGMENSLTEKIPKLNVPLNPKGRKLSAPGQPGLYIDQQELELEEDDYKMKVHEMQKLIGLASYVGYKFRFDLLYYINTLAQHILFPSKQVLDMTYELIQFIWNTRDKQLIWHKSKPVKPTNKLVVISDASYGNQPYYKSQIGNIYLLNGKVIGGKSTKASLTCTSTTEAEIHAISESVPLLNNLSYLIQELDKKPITKGLLTDSKSTISIIISNNEEKFRNRFFGTKAMRLRDEVSGNHLHVCYIETKKNIADVMTKPLPIKTFKLLTNKWIH from the exons atggaatcccaacaattatctcaacattcacATATTTCTCATGGTAGCGCCTGtgcttcggttacttctaaggaagtccacacaaatcaagatccgttagacgtttcagcttccaaaacagaagaatgTGAGAAGGCTTCCACTAAGGCTAACTCTCAACAGACAACAACACCTGCttcatcagctgttccagagaacccCCATCATGCCTCTCCTCAAACTGCTCAGTCACATTCACCACAGAATGGGCCGTACCCACAGCAGTGCATGATGACCCAAAACCAAGCCAATCCATCTGGTTGGTCATTTTACGGACACCCATCTATGATTCCGTATAcaccttatcaaatgtcgcctatgtactttccacctgggccacaatcacagtttccgcagtatccatcatcagttggaacGCCTCTGAGCACTCCATCACCTGAGTCAggtaatacatttactgattcatcctcagcggactctgatatgacatccactaaaaaatatgtcagaccaccaccaatgttaacctcacctaatgactttccaaattgggttaaaacatacatcaaatttttacaaaactcgaatctcggtggtattattccgACAGTAAACGGAAAACCCGTACGTCAGatcactgatgatgaactcaccttcttgtataacacttttcaaatatttgctcccTCTCAATTCCTACCTACCTGGGTCAAAGACATCCTATCCGTTGATTATAcggatatcatgaaaattctttccaaaagtattgaaaaaatgcaatctgATACCCAAGAGGCAAACGACATTGTGACCctggcaaatttgcaatataatggcagtacacctgcagatgcatttgaaacaaaagtcacaaacattatcgacagactgaacaataatggcattcatatcaataacaaggtcgcatgccaattaattatgagaggtctatctggcgaatataaatttttacgctaCACACGTCATCGAcatctaaatatgacagtcgctgaactgttcttagatatccatgctatttatgaagaacaacagggatcgagaaacagcaaacctaattacaggagaaatctgagtgatgagaagaatgattctcgcagctatacgaatacaaccaaacccaaagttatagctcggaatcctcaaaaaacaaataattcgaaatcgaaaacagcCAGGGCTCACAATGTATCCACATCTAATAACTCTCCCAGCACGGACAACGATTCcatcagtaaatcaactactgaaccgattcaattgaacaataagcaCGACCTTCACCTT GGCCAGGAACTTACTGAATCTACGGTAAATCACACTaatcattctgatgatgaactccctggacacctccttctcgattcaggagcatcacgaacccttataagatctgctcatcacatacactcagcatcatctaatcctgacataaacgtagttgatgctcaaaaaagaaatataccaattaacgctattggtgacctacaatttcacttccaggacaacaccaaaacatcaataaaggtattgcacactcctaacatagcctatgacttactcagtttgaatgaattggctgcagtagatatcacagcatgctttaccaaaaacgtcTTAGAACGATCTGACGGCACTGTACTTGCACCTATCGTACAatatggagacttttactgggtatctaaaaggtacttgcttccatcaaatatctccgtacccaccatcaataatgtccatacaagtgaaagtacacgcaaatatccttatcctttcattcatcgaatgcttgcgcatgccaatgcacagacaattcgatactcacttaaaaataacaccatcacgtattttaacgaatcagatgtcgactggtctagtgctattgactatcaatgtcctgattgtttaatcggcaaaagcaccaaacacagacatatcaaaggttcacgactaaaataccaaaattcatacgaaccctttcaatacctacatactgacatatttggtccagttcacaacctaccaaaaagtgcaccatcctatttcatctcatttactgatgagacaacaaaattccgtTGGGTTTATCCATTGCACGACCGTCGCGAGGACTCTATCCTCGATGTATTTACCACGATACTAGCTTTCATTAAAAACCAATTTCAGGCCAGTGTCTTGGTTATACAAATGGACCGTGGTTCTGAGTATACTAACAGAACTctccataaattccttgaaaaaaatggtataactccatgctatacaaccacaGCGGATTCCCGAGCACATGGAGTCGCTGAACGGCTAAACCGTACCTTATTAGATGACTGCCGTACTCAACTGCAATGTAGTGGTTTACCGAACCATTTATGGTTCTCTgcaatcgaattttctactattgtgagaaattcactagcttcacctaaaagcaaaaaatctgcaagacaacatgctggcttggcaggacttgatatcagtactttgttacctttcggtcaacctgttatcgtcaatgatcacaaccctaactccaaaatacatcctcgtggcaTCCCAGGCTACGCTCTACATCCGTCtcgaaactcttatggatatatcatctatcttccatccttaaagaagacagtagatacaactaactatgttattcttcagggcaaggaatccagattagatcaattcaattacgacgcactcactttcgatgaagacttAAACCGTTTAACTGCTTCATATCATTCGTTCATTGCGTCAAATGAGATCCAAGAATCCAATGATCTTAACATAGAATCTGACCATGACTTCCAATCCGACATTGAACTACATCCTGAGCAACCGAGAAAtgtcctttcaaaagctgtgagTCCAACCGATTCCACACCTCCGTCAACTCATACTGAAGATTCGAAACGTGTTTctaaaaccaatattcgcgcacccagagaagttgaccccaacatatctgaatctaatattcttccatcaaagaagagatctagcaccccccaaatttccaatatcgAGAGTACCGGTTCGGGTGGTATGcataaattaaatgttcctttacttGCTCCCATGTCCCAATCTAACACACATGAGTCGTCGCACGccagtaaatctaaagatttcagacacTCAGACTCGTACAGTGAAAATGAGACTAATCATACAAACGTACCAATATCCAGTACGGGTggtaccaacaacaaaactgtTCCGCAGATAAGTGACCAAGAGACtgagaaaaggattataCACCGTTCACCTTCAATCGATGCTTCTCCACcggaaaataattcatcgcACAATATTGTTCCTATCAAAACGCCAACTACTGTTTCTGAACAGAATACCGAGGAATCTATCATCGCTGATCTCCCACTCCCTGATCTACCTCCAGAATCTCCTACCGAATTCCCTGACCCATTTAAAGAACTCCCACCGATCAATTCTCGTCaaactaattccagtttgggtggtattggtgactctaatgcctatactactatcaacagtaagaaaagatcattagaagataatgaaactgaaattaaggtatcacgagacacatggaatactaagaatatgcgtagtttagaacctccgagatcgaagaaacgaattcacctgattgcagctgtaaaagcagtaaaatcaatcaaaccaatacgGACAACCTTACGATACGATGAGGCAATCacctataataaagatattaaagaaaaagaaaaatatatcgaggcataccacaaagaagtcaatcaactgttgaagatgaaaacttgggACACTGACGAATAttatgacagaaaagaaatagaccctaaaagagtaataaactcaatgtttatcttcaacaagaaaCGTGACGGTACTCAtaaagctagatttgttgcaagaggtgaTATTCAGCATCCTGACACTTACGACTCAGGCatgcaatccaataccgtacatcactatgcattaatgacatccctgtcacttgcattagacaataactactatattacacaattagacatatcttcggcatatttgtatgcagacatcaaagaagaattatacataagacctccaccacatttaggaatgaatgataagttgatacgtttgaagaaatcactttatggattgaaacaaagtggagCGAACTGGTacgaaactatcaaatcatacctgATACAACAATGtggtatggaagaagttcgtggatggtcatgcgtatttaaAAACAGTCAAGTGACAATTTGTTTATTCGTAGATGATATGGTATTGTTTAGcaaaaatctaaattcaaacaaaagaattatAGACAAGCTTAAGATGCAATACGACACCAAGATTATAAATCTAGGCGAAAGTGATGAGGAAATTCAATATGACATTCTTGGCTTGGAAATCAAATACcaaagaggtaaatacatgaaattgggtatggaaaactcattaactgaaaaaatacccaaactaaacgtacctttgaacccaaaaggaaggaaaCTTAGCGCTCCAGGTCAACCAGGTCTATATATAGACCAGCAAGAACTAGAgctagaagaagatgattacaaaatgaaggtacatgaaatgcaaaagctGATAGGTCTAGCatcatatgttggatataaatttagatttgacctattatactacatcaacacacttgcacaacatatactatttcCGTCCAAGCAAGTGTTAGATATGACATATGAATTGATACAGTTCATATGGAATACGAGAGATAAGCAATtaatatggcacaaaaGCAAACCTGTTAAGCCAACAAATAAATTAGTTGTTATAAGCGATGCCTCGTATGGCAACCAACCGTATTATAAATCACAAATTGGcaacatatatttacttaATGGAAAGgtaattggaggaaagtccACCAAGGCTTCATTAACATGTACTTCAACTAcggaagcagaaatacacgcGATAAGTGAATCTGtcccattattaaataatctAAGTTACCTGATACAAGAACTTgacaagaaaccaattacCAAAGGATTACTAACCGACAGTAAATCTACAAtcagtataattatatccaataatgaagagaaatttaggaacagattttttggtactaAAGCAATGAGATTgagagatgaagtatcaggAAATCATCTGCACGTATGCTATATcgaaaccaaaaagaatattgcaGACGTAATGACcaaacctcttccgataaaaacattcaaactattaacaaacaaatggattcattag